A single window of Undibacterium sp. 5I1 DNA harbors:
- the aceE gene encoding pyruvate dehydrogenase (acetyl-transferring), homodimeric type, with the protein MSTSSPQIDQVLAQAVNDPDVMETSEWLDALESVIDKEGPERAHYLMERMVDLARRRGAHIPFSSNTAYVNTIPAHLGEHCPGNLEIEERLRSMMRWNAMAMVVKANRVDGDLGGHLSSFASLANMLGIGFNHFWHAPTEDHGGDLLYIQGHSSPGIYARAFLEGRLTEDQLIHFRREVDGKGLSSYPHPKLMPDFWQFPTVSMGLGPLMAIYQARFLKYLHARGIADTEKRKVWAFCGDGEMDEPESMGAIGMAGREQLDNLVMVVNCNLQRLDGPVRGNGKIIQELESDFRGAGWNVVKVIWGSGWDELLAKDKDGILQKVMMETVDGEYQNYKAKDGAYVRANFFGKHPKLLEMVSKMSDDDIWRLTRGGHDPHKIYAAFKVAQENKGQPTVILAKSIKGFGFGKSGEARNTAHNTKKLDDEAIKAMRDRFQLPIADADLPGIPFYKPADDTPEMQYLQARRKALGGYLPQRRQKADEELIVPELSAFKAMLEPTAEGREISTTAAYVRILTALLRDASLGPRVVPIMVDESRTFGMEGLFRQIGIFSQVGQLYEPVDKDQVMYYREDKAGQILQEGINEAGGMSSWIAAATSYSTNNRVMIPFYTYYSMFGLQRVGDLAWAAGDMRARGFLLGGTAGRTTLNGEGLQHEDGHSHVLASTIPNCVPYDPTFAHEVAVIMHDGLRRMVTNQEDVFYYLTLMNENYSHPGLKEGQEEGIIKGLYLLQKSESVTKHRVQLMGSGTILREVIAAAELLQNDFGIAADVWSAPSFTLLARDGQDVERWNMLHPTAEPRVAHITQCLKDTAGPIIVSTDYMRTFAEQVRAFIPKGRSYKVLGTDGFGRSDSRAKLREFFEVNRYFVVIAALKTLADEGVLSASVVAQAIEKYGINADKPNPVTV; encoded by the coding sequence ATGTCAACTTCTTCACCCCAGATCGACCAAGTTTTGGCGCAAGCCGTCAATGATCCCGATGTTATGGAAACCTCCGAGTGGCTTGACGCGCTGGAGTCTGTGATCGATAAAGAAGGTCCGGAAAGGGCGCACTATCTAATGGAGCGCATGGTGGATCTGGCACGTCGTCGCGGTGCCCATATCCCGTTTTCCAGCAACACGGCTTATGTCAATACGATCCCGGCCCACCTGGGTGAGCATTGCCCCGGCAATCTGGAAATTGAAGAGCGGTTGCGCTCTATGATGCGTTGGAATGCGATGGCAATGGTAGTTAAGGCCAATCGCGTTGATGGTGATCTGGGCGGTCATTTATCCAGTTTTGCCTCACTGGCTAATATGCTGGGTATTGGCTTCAACCATTTTTGGCATGCGCCGACCGAAGATCACGGTGGCGATTTACTGTATATCCAGGGCCATTCATCTCCAGGTATCTACGCCCGCGCTTTTTTAGAAGGCCGTTTAACCGAAGATCAACTGATCCATTTCCGTCGCGAAGTCGATGGCAAGGGTTTGTCGTCGTACCCGCATCCAAAACTGATGCCAGATTTTTGGCAGTTCCCAACTGTATCAATGGGCCTTGGTCCCTTAATGGCGATTTATCAGGCACGTTTCCTGAAGTATCTACATGCACGTGGTATCGCTGATACTGAGAAGCGTAAAGTCTGGGCATTCTGCGGTGATGGTGAGATGGATGAGCCAGAATCTATGGGTGCGATTGGTATGGCGGGTCGCGAACAACTGGACAATCTGGTGATGGTCGTCAACTGTAATTTGCAACGTCTTGATGGTCCGGTACGTGGCAACGGCAAGATCATTCAAGAGCTGGAATCAGATTTCCGTGGCGCAGGCTGGAATGTGGTGAAAGTGATCTGGGGTAGCGGTTGGGATGAGTTGCTCGCTAAAGATAAAGACGGTATCTTGCAAAAAGTCATGATGGAAACTGTCGATGGCGAGTACCAGAATTACAAAGCCAAAGATGGCGCTTATGTTCGTGCGAACTTCTTTGGCAAGCATCCCAAGTTATTGGAAATGGTCAGCAAAATGTCAGATGACGACATCTGGCGCCTGACTCGCGGTGGACATGATCCCCACAAAATTTATGCTGCATTTAAAGTGGCACAAGAAAATAAAGGGCAACCGACCGTAATCTTGGCCAAGAGTATTAAAGGTTTTGGTTTTGGTAAATCGGGTGAAGCACGTAACACGGCGCATAACACCAAAAAGCTGGACGATGAAGCGATTAAAGCAATGCGCGATCGTTTCCAACTGCCAATCGCTGATGCAGATTTGCCAGGTATTCCTTTTTATAAACCTGCTGACGACACGCCAGAAATGCAGTACCTGCAAGCACGTCGTAAGGCGCTCGGCGGCTATTTGCCACAACGCCGTCAAAAAGCCGATGAAGAACTGATCGTCCCTGAGTTGTCGGCATTTAAAGCGATGCTGGAACCGACCGCTGAAGGTCGTGAAATATCTACCACTGCCGCGTATGTACGTATTTTGACTGCCTTATTACGCGATGCAAGCTTGGGGCCGCGTGTCGTACCAATTATGGTCGATGAGTCCCGCACATTTGGTATGGAGGGCTTGTTCCGCCAGATCGGTATCTTCAGTCAGGTTGGTCAATTGTATGAGCCAGTCGATAAAGATCAGGTGATGTATTACCGCGAAGATAAAGCTGGTCAGATTTTGCAAGAAGGGATTAATGAAGCGGGTGGTATGAGTTCATGGATCGCCGCTGCGACCTCATACTCGACCAACAACCGCGTGATGATTCCGTTTTATACCTACTACTCCATGTTTGGTCTGCAACGCGTTGGTGATCTGGCGTGGGCCGCCGGGGATATGCGTGCTCGCGGCTTCTTGTTAGGCGGTACCGCCGGCCGTACCACTCTGAACGGCGAAGGCTTGCAGCATGAGGACGGTCACAGTCATGTATTAGCTTCGACCATACCAAACTGCGTACCTTACGATCCGACGTTCGCACATGAAGTCGCGGTCATCATGCATGATGGTTTGCGCCGTATGGTCACAAATCAGGAAGATGTGTTTTACTACCTCACGCTGATGAATGAGAACTACAGCCATCCGGGACTGAAAGAGGGACAAGAAGAAGGCATCATCAAAGGTTTGTACCTGTTGCAAAAATCCGAGAGCGTGACCAAGCACCGAGTACAACTGATGGGCTCTGGCACGATACTGCGCGAAGTGATTGCTGCAGCAGAATTGTTGCAAAATGATTTTGGTATCGCGGCTGATGTCTGGTCTGCACCAAGCTTTACTTTATTAGCCCGTGATGGTCAGGATGTAGAACGTTGGAATATGTTGCATCCAACGGCAGAGCCGCGTGTGGCTCATATTACGCAATGCTTAAAAGATACGGCAGGTCCGATAATCGTTTCTACCGATTACATGCGTACCTTTGCGGAACAAGTACGCGCCTTCATTCCAAAAGGTCGTAGCTACAAAGTCTTGGGTACGGATGGTTTTGGTCGGTCTGACAGCCGTGCAAAATTGCGTGAATTCTTTGAGGTCAATCGCTATTTCGTGGTGATCGCTGCACTCAAAACCTTGGCTGATGAAGGTGTGTTGTCTGCCTCTGTTGTTGCCCAGGCTATTGAAAAGTACGGCATCAACGCAGACAAACCTAATCCGGTCACTGTCTAA